tatattcaaatttatCATGCTTACAATCGATAAAacactaaaacatttatttactttaatttatccttaaagaaattaaattaactatAGTAAAGTCTCTTTTTATTTCTAGCTAAGATTTTTCCAAACTTACGAGacattgttaatatttaaaaaacaattaaaatattcttagtgtaatattaaacttttaatacatttacttactctacgatatcatatttaaaaaattatgcgGAATAACGTTTAGAATGTCGAGATGTGATTTGGCGAAGAGTCTCAATTCGGACACCGTTTAAAACCACtctgtatatttattgtacttttttGGATTCGGTCCTGACAAGTTCACGGTCGCGATTAGACAATCACTAAGTCATATCGCGAACGCAATAAAATCTAAGACCTTCGGCACCCCACGATTGAGCCCATCGTATCGTGAAACACCGAAaatgttaaatttgtaaaactaatttttttattgaatttatcatatttttgtagTCACCAAAGAGCGACTGCAACGCGGCTTACAACTCGACCGTGTAAtcctattatataaatatacaaaaaagttGGTCATTTTTTAACGGAATAAGATTGTCAAACGAATGATAAAATATACTTTAGAAAAAGCATTAAAAAATTTGAAGACTAGATTCTTTATTCGTACAGAAATGATTGAAATGCGCGATTACTTTAAAATACCTTAATATACGATTTACTTTTAACTCCCACAAAACATTAATATTTCGTGAAAAATTCGTACAAAGTTATACATACTGTTGGCCAAACGCATTTTTCTTATCAAATGTGATAGGAGTCGCCTTGGTCAGCCGCACAGATAACTTTGTACACGCTAGCGTTGGGTATCCCatagacaaatattttttttgcaatctCAGGTATCCGACAAACATCTAGGGGTATCTGATATTgcgcaataaaattaaaagtgtatGGGGTTACCCACTAGCGTCACGTGGCAAAACTAGCAACCCAAGATATCCTTGTTGCCAGTTAATACCATTTATAAGGATCAATCGCCCTTGATATAGCATTCTCACTAATGTAAGAAAGAGACAGAATGCTTTATCTAGAACGATTGTTTTAGATCGTTGCCTAAAATGGCGACTATAGACAAAGCCTTATTTTAACATGAATAATCTGTTGTTAAAGTGACATTACATTCGACTCACTCCCATCAGTATTATTGACAGCATTACTGATTAACACCAATAATATTGACTTTGATACGCCCGATGGAAATGCATCGATCGATTCAATACTCCTTATACTTAAGGTAGTATCGAGTAACCAATATTTatcttaattaaatatcaaagtATTTCGCAAAAAATACAACTTGACATAAACGCGGTTTTTATAGTATAGTCTGTGATAAATGGGTCACTTGAATGTCAAAAAGTATCCATTTTGACACAGACTATAAGTAACCTACTACCCGTAGTTTGAATAATTCTAATTGATACGAAATATGTTTTACAGAAAACTGTCAAGCCAGTAggaatattttagaatatacaTCTGTTTCAGATAAATAGCAAAGTGTCATgtaaagtatatatattttacagtacatatggtggtactttacctgccctagtgcggtaattagcactttacgtgcATACGTCGAAAACTTAAAGggccacatgtactgtaaaacgtacgatacacgtgcgaatagataattcgcaactcgtgtcgatttaaaacactgccTTCAGTTGCGAAATTCCTACTTTTCGcgtttgtatcgtaatgtaatattaacATACAGCACTGGGAAATATAATACTATGGTTTTCAGGTAAGTATCCATCATAGATATGTAACATGTTCAAATATAATTTCCACTTCATTTATACTCccatatttgacaaatataaCTAGTTTTTACAGAGATCTATTTGTTCTTTATAAAAACTAGTCTCAAAACCTACTTAACAGATCGTAGAATGAGATTAATAACAGATCTAAAAAACGCATTAACAATCAAACGCTAGAATTTCTAAAATACATGGAAGACAGAAGAAATATAAGATTGAATAAGCAGACAACCTCTTGTACTAACTTTAAAGAAATGCGCGATGTCCATTACAATAGTAGTTGATTCAAAAATTATGCTTAACACTTTAAGGTTCGTTAGTTATTTcattcaataatttaatatgcGCTGTTcttcataaatacttaacatttttaacaaatatatacGCCTAATTTTCAATTGCATTGCAATAAACTATTACTGTATAGGACTTCATACGTAaaaactacgtaaaatagcatGGCACATAATCCTCAGTAAAGTATACTTGTAAGGTTAACCATGGCGAATTAATACTATAATCGTACCAATATTCCATAAATGctaaataatttaacaattCATAGAGTGGCAACATTCATTTAAATATGGCAACATTGCAAAGTCTAAACATCTGTAACGTATTTATGATAAATTGTGAAACAACAGAAGTTTAAAAcgcatttaaaatttacttgTAAAACTCCAAACATTTACAATTGTGTAAGTATCAAAAACCGGAAATTTAATTAACCTTACTTTAGTCATTCTTTTTCACATTTCCATAATACATTCCATTTCCATTGTCCAACCGTCAATATATTTCAAAACACAATTCTTAGGTCTTTTATTTTCCAGGTCACTAAACACCACAATATTAATTGCCAAGTCAACACTCGTCTTTTCACACAATTTCATTCCGAAACTTGTTACCAAACTAGGCACATGTCAGTGAAGCTGTAATGCTTATACTATTTTCACTTggataatatttttctttaagcCTATTAGTCCGCAACACTTATTCACTGTCCATTTCACTGACGTGCCAAGTTTGGGTACACTGTGCATAATCACGCCAAAATTCGGCAACCCATCGAATTTTCATTCCATTTCGGCATCTCAAAGATTcattggtaaataaatacacaACCATATATATAACGGCGCGAATCGTATTTTTATCTTGTTacaactaatataaatatatgcgttatttttgattttatttttttttttaaagcacttGCACTCTTGGAAATCTCTCTTGTATATGCAATAGTAACAGCCTGTTTCTAAAAATACTGTTCTATCTTTCAGTAGCGATCGCTAAGATGCttctatttctaaaataatgttcaccaatttttctcatgtatagCGAAGTTTACTAACCTTTTTGAAACTCTGTTTGTGACGTAAATAGGGGCTTGTTACACTATTTTCTCAGTGTCAGTCCCCATATATTATTTGTAGTCTAACATCGCCAAGTATAACCGATACCGTCGTCAATGTTCATTTAACATCAAATGCAGTTTTGTCCCGTCCGGTACGCCCAGTCAATTTGAAGACCATTATGGTTTAGTCTCATTCTGTGCTATTTGACGACGAGCTATTCTGATCCACCAAAGATCTCGGTGTCAAAGGCAGACTAGCACTCGGGGGGCTGGGCGTTGCCGGTAAAGCCGGGGTGCGCGGCGGCGTGGGGGGCAAGTCAGCGTTCGGGGGGCTGGGGGGCGGCCACGGCAGCTCCGCGCTCGGGGGGCTGGGGGTCGGCGGTAATGTTATACCTAACGGTGTTAAAGGCGAGGCGGCGGGCGGACTACCTGACGGTTCGGCGGGGGGAGTCCCTAGCGGGGTCGACGGCAATTCTACGCTCGGCGGATCGCCCCGGGGCGACGGTTCAGCGGTTCGAGGCGACGGAGGCAGGTCGACGCTCGGCGAACCGCTCGAAGACGAGGCTTCGAGGGGCGGACTCGCGATCGGCGTCGAAGATTCGGCGCTCAGCGAGCCGTGAAGCGGAGTCCACCACGGGGCGCCCCGCGAATTCGTCCCGAACGTCACCGCCCTCGCCCGCGGGCTAAACGTCGTCGACGCGCCACTCGGAGGCGTCACGTCGCCCGGCGCGGTCGGGGCGGGCGGGGCGCTCGGGGCAGCGGGCGGGGCGCTCGGGGCAGCGGGCGGGGCGCTCGGGCcggggcgcggcgcgggcgcggggcgcCGGGGCTACTTGTCGCGCGGCCGGTGCGCGCCGCCCGCCACGTGCGCGCGCGCGCAGGCGCGGTGCGCGCAGCGCAGCGGCGCGTAGCAGCACAGGCACGGCACCAGCAGCGACAGCAGCGTGATGCCCACCCACCTGCCGTACACTATGTATTACTCCACTGACACTAATATTTCGAGGGGTGGAATTCGTAGTCGAGAAGGTTactataattttagattttgaaATCCTAAGGGATAGTATTTAACAGTACAAAAAAGTAACACATGCAGCTACCTAGCGAAGTTGGACGGTTTTTAAATACCGTCACCCGGGGTGTACagggacaaaacttaaaatgtgatttacctAACAATTTCTTAAAAGATACCCACACAAATTATTCACCCCAGGCGTGCCTATTGACCGAAGTTGAAAGTACTTAATTTCTTATAATTTTTCTAGTGTAGTGTGTATGGTCAccctacaatctaaatagtagtacGATGCGGTGCGGCTAAACGTGGTGGGCCACCTTATTGACCAACGTATCAAAATGACAATCTGGCTAATAGTTGACCCGCCGCATTTTAAAACGGCCCCGTTTTGGATAAcagctagccgtaatgtaatacggtgGATTATACAATCCGACTGTGACATATAGATATTTGCATCGTGTTGGCTGTTGAAGCTCAGTGGCGCCCTCTACGAACTGCTACGATTTATTGTGGGAGTGTTGTAGTGTGGTGGCTTACCGGCGGGCGCAGGCGCGGTCGGCGGGCGCGCAGGCGCACGGGTGCATGGCGAAGTCGCCCTCCGCGTCCGACATGCAGTGGTACAGCATGCACTGGAACATACGATCATACTTGTTTCAAATATTACAGTTAtcctaattaaaaaacaaagtaaatTTTACCCTATTTTCTTGGTAGATTATCCTTTCTTCATTGATTATTCAGGACATAGGTTAAACTCTTTCATTTTTTATAtagaatgaatatttattaccAATTTATGTATACGAGTAAATATATATGTACCAAATAACTTTCTGTTAAAAACttgttaaatgtaaaatataagtGGTTTAGTATCTCTTAAATCTTTATAAGGTAAAAGTgaataatatacattaaaacgATATGATTTTTGACGCATTGTATTTGAAATAGgtagattttataattaagaCGAGAGGGGACGAAACAGACTACCTACATATGAAAATCATGGATTTCAATACGTCACCATCTCAAATACACTACTgtaaatacataggtactatCAAACATTCATAGCGTTTGAGTAGAGCAGCGAATATCCATAACAGTTTAAATCCACACAACACGCCACCTAAGCGTATCACGCCAGTAATAAtcgactttataattattaaaataaggtAGGATATcaaatatgtacataaaaactatTTGTCAAACAAAGCATTGTACGTACCTGAGCACATTTGATACACGAAACAGCGTCGATACAAGTCTTGAAGGCGTCCGGAGCAAATTCGCAGGCGCCCGCTCGGTTCGCACTCTCTAGGTACCATTCATGACAATGCCTGCAACATGAAAGGGTACGAATGAATTATTGAAGTATAGTTAgtacttttcatttctcatttcCAGTATGACAACAAAATTGACTGATGTATGGAAGGCggaggtaaggaattaaatctccatgtaccaaaaagtgtcatcaaaaaaccttaaataggtggcgctacaatacctggaatactacacaaaaaaatcaaatcatagacagcacacttcactccgtcaataacgcctaggttcttagctactctagcgctactctggagagatttggaactattatttatagctgacagctggacactttttcaacagttctaccataagagatgtcactcctcttaattccacactccataactaCAAACTCCAATAGACAACTCATAGAgtacggaaggtagaggcaaggaacagaatctccatttaccaaaaagtgtccgacaaaaaccataaataggtggtacaatacctagaatacttgaaaaaagatcttatcatagacagcgcacttcactccatcaataacgcctaggttattagctactccagcgctactctggagagatttggaactattatttatagctgacgactggacacttttgcaacagttctgcctaaggagattttgttccttgactctaccttccatatcaaagaggaacaatttgacagaggccgcgccactgacgaccagctgtgacactACAATTGCGGACGGTTTgatgtgtgcgtgtcacgaatgtatatctaggcggattgagtacatttCCTCTAGTTTGGTACGCCTTTCTAGCTtcgtgataaggttcaatttagtatggcaaaaaaagAGGGAGCACTCTccactttaggtacaacttcatggattaatatcgtattttacgaaagataacgtgataattgattaacttatctatgaaaatttatcctgtcttttttctttcaatcggtataatttttgcaacatttgACCACGCATGccgcttataatttttttttctttgaacaATTAATTCACTGACGtctcaattcgactgacggcagattggtggatgaggccatagagataactgtaaATATGTGTGTCCTAGTTGTGTTTTAGTGAAACTACGTGcttagtattctaggtccatgaGACAACTATTAAATGTGTGAACTTAGATCTCATAGACTAtaaaagagtgatagagagacacggcgcaacttagcttggtctaagtGGTCTAACTCTATTAGATTTAATGGCTTCTATACTAACCTGCACTTGAGCCTCGCCTGGAAGGTTTCAGTAGGCTTCTTGTCGGGCAGCGGCGGTGGCCCGCTGTACGGATGTTTCTTTATCGACCCTGCAACATTAATTTGAACTAACAATAAATAGAGAGAACAAACTAACCTTAACTTCATTACATTTGATTTGGCTCAATGGTATaggtattaataaaatacactGAGGGATGAATCATTCTAGAATGATCTTGGTCCGTTCCGACGCTGCCGACACTTTGGTTTCTGACGGGTGGTATAAATTTGGAAAGgctttatctcggaaactattagATCTACAGAGACAATTCTAGTCTCGTGTTGTAGGAAATTTAATCAACTTTAAAAACGCTCTGAGCAGGtactatcaaaaactagtcctttagggttataatcgcccaaatctaaaaaaaagaaatatcgcggattttagatttttcataagtagcgttcggcgctcgaggtctcaaatttggattattcattgggccaaTATCATAAACATGTCTGCAAATAATatcggatttgacgcaaacgctaatgtataGTTACTGGATTAATGTaccactactttgttttaactcaaaactatggaaggtagaggtaagggaTAGAacctccatgtaccaaaaagtgtccgtcaaaaaacctttaataggtggcgctacaatacctagaatatttcttttagttttaaacgcaccgcctacaatcttttctgctttgccctaaggttgactggtagagaatgccgcatggcattaagttcgccttttgtacattaagtttttcttttgtgcaataaagtctaaataaaataaaatacttgatgaaaaaaacaatcaaatcatagacagacagcgcacttcactccgtcaatgacgcctacgttcttagctactctagcgctactctggagagatttggaactattatttatagctgacaactggacacttttgtaatagttctgcctatggagatagtattccttgcctctaccttccatactcgAAACGTCACacttaatgacgcgacgtcacaaactgtcacaagtgaccatgatgtacgaaatacattgccagtcgaaaaaaaaaaacaaaaattaattatgctctgatagttaagagtaaattaaaaaaaaaaaaaaatttatagcactaaaacctacatctTGTTTAtatttgcggttatatcaaaaatacatactgtatagatacttaaatacatagaaaacacccatgactcaggaacaaatatctgtgttcatgacacaaataaatgcccttaccgggattcgaacccgggaccacaaGGCCAGGCCAGTCGTCTAAAAATAAGAAGCGtcgcaatagggtatttgactactactcaaattagtttcttttttcgaactgtcaaaacgttttgacactgaaatttatatgaaacactagcaaatgacgtcacggacaagttacctactctttatagttctatacgaattataaaaaagaaatggtgtctaaaaataactgtttACGTTTCtccattaagaggaaagaggacggtcgattttccatacaaacctagtccccattttcctctctggatattgacactggaaaatatttttacataatttcataaatatcaagaattaaaaaaatttggagcgaaaaacagatttcatacaaaattctaaatgcttctaactcctgtaataatttaaaattaaaaaaaatataggcatagctgtggttgatatacaacaaattgtgtcaaaatatattcaataatgttaagtacctgggcgaccgagcatggagctcggttataactatttattgtaatatggtggtgtataggtgataatcttatgtaattttttttactacattaaacttgtctaaaacaataaaaattaaaaaattatatataaacttgaacatatcaAATagaagttagtcaccgggcgagattcgaacccgtaacactcgtttagcaatccgcgtcttaacccgctggacccgacggacagtggccggcaacacgaaattagcgaccatattctgcgacgaaagaaaaacgcatgaaaactcgaaaacacgcgttttcccaaacataagactaatctagatagattgtttacccccatataccaaatttcagcaaaatcgttagagccgtttccgagatcccggaaatatatatatgtacaagaattgctcgtttaaaggtataagatatccAGAGaagcgggtcctccactttctttAATATTGTGGTGCTTTATTTCCTGCATGGTgtgaaatcaaatttattttaaatacaacaaacacaaaataaattaaattgcatgtaaaaatacgcaagcaAGTATAACGGACTGATTGGCTAGCatgttatcttttcgcggattagcaaagtaatattttgtgttttaattattttaaatacagtcaaatactCTATTAATCTAGAGCAGTGAGGCCAGAGCGGACAACATCGCGGCAGCGtgaggaggcctaccgcgaaaaccgaaattcgcaaattgtggggatatttctcttttactctcactaagacctaataagagtgacagagaaaaatgcccgcaattgacgaacttcgatatTCACGGTAAGTCCAGGAGCACAGTGTGTACATCAATACTTAGTACGAACCCGAGTCCCTCTTCAGTAATGGTGGTTTGGTGTTCGGCGAGGACTTCTCCGAGCTGATGATGCCGCCCGGACCCACTTGCGGATACGTGTATTCGTGCACCTAAAAATAAACAGTTGATATGAGATTATTTAACGCATGAACGAATAAAACAAGACCAACAACGTGTATACAAGATTGCGCTTCTGTTATACTCTGGACTGGATATTGCCAGATGGCCTGACTAAcgcagggggcctagccaaggtaaCAAACGTACATCGACGAAcgcaaaacgaaaaaaaaaagaatgacagATTCTACGAGAAATGGCAtgactatttccatatacacggtgtaacatgaggaaaccgaaagattttaacagaatattcctgatcacatttagagactaaaatgtcatataaacttatTTGGATTTCGCccagtttcagagttaataccaactAAATAAATCTTCTTATTGAAACTTAGcggaaaacgcctttttgatagcggagatgccattatggggcgtagtctaaatatcattatggagtgtggaattaaaaggattgaaatctcttatggtagaactgttgcaaaagtgtccagctgtcggatataaataatatttccagatctctccagagtagcgctagagtagctaagaacctaggcgctattgacggagtgaagtgcgctgtctgtgatttgatttttttgttcaagtattctagtatagtattgtagcgccacctatttaaggttttttgatgacactttttggtacatggagatttcattccttacctccatcCATAAGTATCATTATTGATAATGTCAAAAAGTCTATGTTgatctgtggtctgtgacggattaatccgtctttgACGTTGGACTTACGATGctgatatatccgtcattggcgtccAAAAGattaatagatggcgctgaaTTCGGTTGATCATTATTTCTTTAGCATTTGTATGtcattaatttcaatttataagGTATAAAATGTACTTACAGCTGACAGATGTACGTAGGGACACCGGTCCGGATCGTCGTCAACCATTTTATCTTCATACTGGATCTCGTACGTTTTAATTGTATCTGAAATATAATGCGCAGTTTTAGAAGTTGTTTGAGAGTTGAAGTATATGTCGCTGTTGGTGCCATACTTTTACCATAAATGCCATTTTGCATGACATTAAGTTGAAAGATTAAtacattataattaagtatatagaGCGAGAGCATAAAACAAACCTTAGCTGCTAGTGAGAGTCTTTCACTTTCATGAGTTCGAAAGGATATCtactataaatgttaaattatcTTGATAATTATCAGGATAGCCGAGAGGATGGGTGTCTGCGTGAGATCGTGAGCGTGTCGGACGCGTCTCGGAGCCATGTCGTAAGTATCACGGGATTGTTAGGTAAATAGGTACCGCTATGGCGCGGCAGGTTGATAGCCGAGAGGCTGAGTGTGGTTATGGTCACATGTCATGATTATCACGTGAGATAGATAG
This genomic stretch from Cydia pomonella isolate Wapato2018A chromosome 24, ilCydPomo1, whole genome shotgun sequence harbors:
- the LOC133530959 gene encoding sprouty-related, EVH1 domain-containing protein 2-like isoform X3 — translated: MTEASENVCVVRVRAQVMCRDEGTGGWVALGGGGLADVMVGKRQRAAGGDSNGDTSSSSANAPTHDFFIHGKRISDNMVVLECTIKKDFQYNKVMPTFHHWVTEEKRFGLTFQTAADARAFDRGVRTAIEELLDAPADDDEEQNIFECLNLPTDSRSSSENSTASRVRHAHDLTQTPILSAINLPRHHDTIKTYEIQYEDKMVDDDPDRCPYVHLSAVHEYTYPQVGPGGIISSEKSSPNTKPPLLKRDSGSIKKHPYSGPPPLPDKKPTETFQARLKCRHCHEWYLESANRAGACEFAPDAFKTCIDAVSCIKCAQCMLYHCMSDAEGDFAMHPCACAPADRACARRWVGITLLSLLVPCLCCYAPLRCAHRACARAHVAGGAHRPRDK